The Chlamydia poikilotherma DNA segment TACAGAATAAAGCAGTTAAGATGCACTTGTTCTCTATGTATAAGAAAAACATAGCTCGATCTATGACGGTCATACAAGAAAAAGAGGGAAAAATTGATGGCTAGTGAAGCAAGAGGCCTTAGAAAAGTCAAAGTTGGTGTTGTTGTCTCATCAAAAATGGATAAAACCGTAGTTGTTCGAGTAGAAAGAATATTCTCCCATCCTCAGTACGCTAAAGTTGTTAGAGACTCTAAAAAGTACTATGCGCATAATGGTTTAGACGTTTCTGAAGGCGATAAAGTTAAAATTCAAGAAACGCGACCTATGTCTAAATTGAAAAGATGGCGTGTTGTTGAGCGTATAAGTTAATTTGGTAGATTAGCAACGTTGGGTAGATGCAGTTATGATTCAGCAAGAAAGTCAATTAAAAGTTGCCGATAATACCGGGGCTAAAAAAGTAAAGTGTTTTAAAGTTTTAGGCGGATCTCGCAGACGTTACGCTACAGTGGGTGATATCATTGTATGTTCCGTTAGAGATGTTGAACCTGATAGCTCTATCAAAAAGGGCGACGTGGTTAAAGCTGTAATTGTTAGAACGCGCCGCGATATTCTTAGAAAAGATGGTTCTTCTTTGAGATTCGATACTAATAGCTGTGTAATTATCGATGAAAAAGGAAATCCCAAAGGAACACGAATTTTTGGTCCGATTGCTCGAGAAATTCGAGATCGTGGCTTTGTGAAAATTAGTTCTTTGGCTCCTGAGGTGATTTAAGGATAAGAAAAGATATGAAAAGACATAGTGTTTGTGTTGGCGACACGGTTTATGTGCTGGCTGGGAACGACAAGGGAAAGCAGGGTAAAGTTTTATCTTGTCTTAGAGAAAAAAATAAAGTGGTCGTTGAAGGAATCAACGTTCGTACGAAAAATATCAAGCGCAGTCAAGAAAATCCTA contains these protein-coding regions:
- the rplN gene encoding 50S ribosomal protein L14; translated protein: MIQQESQLKVADNTGAKKVKCFKVLGGSRRRYATVGDIIVCSVRDVEPDSSIKKGDVVKAVIVRTRRDILRKDGSSLRFDTNSCVIIDEKGNPKGTRIFGPIAREIRDRGFVKISSLAPEVI
- the rpsQ gene encoding 30S ribosomal protein S17, which translates into the protein MASEARGLRKVKVGVVVSSKMDKTVVVRVERIFSHPQYAKVVRDSKKYYAHNGLDVSEGDKVKIQETRPMSKLKRWRVVERIS